The DNA region GCAGACTCTAACGTTGAAATGGAAGAATGGAGCACTCCACCAAATCCCAGGTACGTGGTTGTTGAGTCTTCAAAGCGTTGTTGTGGGAAGGATGCAGGATTTCTGAATCCTTCGATCAGCATGGAACCAACTGCTCGAGAAAGCCAACGCACAAAATGACGAACCAACTGTCAATTGACATTGCCAGTGATTAATTCCAACTCAAAAGCAACGACAGAGGGTTCAGATAGTGGGTTGAGATGGGATAGTAATAAGGTTAATACGAGATCTAATATTGACGCAATACCCTATACGAGCGAGCACGCTATTGAGACGTGAAATGTCTGGCATAGACATGCGAGGATCAACGCCCACATTACGCATTAATACATACATTAAGGGACACATCATATACCGTTTACTATGAAACAACCGAGGCGGATCTCTTACCACAGCATCGGTCATCGGAGCGTCAAGGGTAACATGTACAGGTACGTGGCGCAAACCAAGGTAACGTCAATCATCACACGTTGTTCAGTATGTGCGGCTCAAAACTAAAGTGTTATTCACAATGAATAAGAACAATGCTTTTACAGTTTGCAAGCCCTGGTGAGAATCGCCCTCAAAAGTGTTGCAGGGCAAAAGTCAAAAGATGCAGATCAGAAGCCATGTCCGGTTAAACCAGCTACCCAGAGATACCCCCAACCATGTCGCGCGAGTCGACGATTTAGTAGGCAGCCTCGCCGATCCTGAGGTGAGAGGTTAGCAGGTGACATGTTTCAAGGCAGTGTGGGTTGTCTTACATGTTGCCGGGCTCCTGGTAGcgggcgacgacgaagcaCTTGCCGttgccctcggccttggccataCCGACCTTGGTGGTGGACTTCCAGACAACCTGGGCTGGGAGGGAGTTAGCGGCAATGATATTTGATGAATGTAATACAGGTACTCACTGTAGTGGCCGAAGGTCATGTAGTTGGTGCTGTCGATGACCTGGCCGCTGtagtccttcttctcgtcgttgAACATGTTGACAGCGTTGGTGAGAGGGGtgtcctcgccctcaccaCCCTGGTAGAGGTTCTCGCCGACGCCGTCGGCACCAGAGtggacgaggctgccaaTGCCAACAAGCTGCTTGGCGTACTCGAGAGCGCCGGCGGCAAGCTCGTCGTCCCAGACAAGGTCGGCGGTGCCAACGGCGGCACGGGCAGCGTTGTGGGCGTCGAGGGCACCCTTCTCGTCGGCGTCCAGGCTGCCGGAGGAAGAACCGGAGGAGCCGGAGCTGGCGGCGGGGGCGGAGGCAGCAGGGGCGGAGGTGGCCTTGGGGGCCTCAACGACGACAGTGGTCTGGGCGGGCTGCTCAGCCTGCTCGGGCTGAGAAGGCTTCCACTGCCACCAGCTGTGCTGCTTGCCCTGGCGCTGAGGAACGTAGGTGGGCTGGCTGCTGCCGTACTCGGTGACGACCTTGGTAACGtactcgacgacgacgacgtcgTTCTGGGCGGCACGGCGGGCGTGGGGGTGGGCGACGGCGCCAGTGGCAGCCAGCATGGAAATGGCGAGCTTGGAGAAGTACATCTTGAAGATTTGGGTTTGTTGTTTTTGGTCACCGGGACTGTAAAATCGTGAAAAAaagaatgaatgaatgaatagATCCTGCCGGGGACGAGTGAGCGAAGTCGAACTGGCTTGTAAATGAGTGACAAGACTGGATGAGTCTGGAGAGGAAAGATCCAAAGGAAGGGATTGACGGGATCGATCGACTATATTATACTTGGCTCGCCA from Fusarium keratoplasticum isolate Fu6.1 chromosome 12, whole genome shotgun sequence includes:
- a CDS encoding SCP domain-containing protein, with translation MYFSKLAISMLAATGAVAHPHARRAAQNDVVVVEYVTKVVTEYGSSQPTYVPQRQGKQHSWWQWKPSQPEQAEQPAQTTVVVEAPKATSAPAASAPAASSGSSGSSSGSLDADEKGALDAHNAARAAVGTADLVWDDELAAGALEYAKQLVGIGSLVHSGADGVGENLYQGGEGEDTPLTNAVNMFNDEKKDYSGQVIDSTNYMTFGHYTQVVWKSTTKVGMAKAEGNGKCFVVARYQEPGNMIGEAAY